The genomic segment ATAAGGTTTTGATCCGGTGTACTACCCCGAACGTAGAGAGCGCTGGAAAAATCGTTAAGCGTTTGCACGCCGGGGAGCATTTGCACCGTTCGGAAAAGGTCTGGCTCTACAAAAGCCGGCGCAGTTTCTAGGGTCCGCATATCTAGTGTTACACGACTTGGCTCCACCAGCTGGCGCATTTTTTGTGCTTCACCAAACACATCAATAGTTTCTCCCTCCAGAACCGCCCGTTTCAACCGGAAGTCCAAGCGAAGCTCTTGGCCAGCCTGTATGGTTACCTCTTTTGTCACCATTCCGTAACCAATGATGGAGGCCACCACTTCCTTTGTTCCTACCGGTAAATTGGCAAGCACATAATAGCCATCAACATTTGCGGCTGAGCCTATGTTGGATTCCTTTACAAAAACATTCGTGTAAGCCAGCGGCTCACCTGAAGCATCCTCACGGACAAAACCACTAATAGTAGCCGCTTCCTGAGAAAAAACCATCGATGTCAGAATGAAGAAAAGAGTTAGATCCTGTTTTTTCACGGTTTTTTCTTTAGCTGGGGACTCTATTGTTGGGTCAGTTGGTTCCCAAAAAATTACTGAAAAACGACCAAATCAACTCGTTGGCGTTCGTCCCGGTGTTATCATAAGAATCGGGCCATTCATGTCCCCAATCATCAATTTTGTAATACCACACCTCATGATCATTTATACAATCTCTGTAATAGTAAGCGTGTGTTTTTTGGGGTAAAAACAGACTGTCCATGGTTATGCAACCATTTAAGCCAGACCAATAGTCAATTACTTTATCCATGTGAGGTGCCCCACTCCAGCCTCCCCCAGCGCTCATGCTTCCGTCTATTGGAACTATCTCATCTTTTACCCCTGATATTTGCAAAATGGGAACAGGCCCTGACGGGTCGCAATTCTCCCAGCTGTAACCACTCATGGTGCCAGTTACAGAAGCGATCGCTTTGAAAGTCTCCGGTACTTCACAAGCTAGTGTATAACTCATATATCCTCCGTTTGACATACCACAGGCAAAGGTTTTTTCTGGGTTGAGGTTGTGTTCTGTCTGTAAAAATTCAGCAAGTTCTGAAAGAAACCCAATATCATCGGTTTGGCTGATACTCAAGCGGGCATTCCAGTGGGCCGTACCGCCATAATCTGATGTTCCCTGGGGATAGCATACGGCAAATCCATTTGCGTCCGCAATGTCGTTCATACCAGAGTACCACTGTATTGTCTCCGCACTGCTCGTATAGCCGTGGAGTACAAAAATCAAGGGGGCATTCTGCTCTAATTTGTCTGGCTTGTAAAGAATATAATCCCTTTCAACTCCGTTGTGGTTAAATGTGGGGCTTTTATCGCTCGGTTCTTCCTCTTCACAAGCACTAAAGAAAACAAGTAAAACAAGCGCTGGTAAGAAGTTTTTCCTCCGCATTAATAATCTTACCTCTTTATTTTCTGACAACCTATGAGAAGACACGATGTTGACTGGCTGAGAGTCTTGGCCCTTGGGCTTTTAATTGTATACCATGTGGTGTTGAGTTTCCAACCCTGGGCCCAGTACATTTTCTTTATCCAGAACAAGCAGTCCTTGGAGGGGTTGTGGATCCTCATGGGGCTGATCAACATCTGGCGCATCCCCCTTCTGTTTATGGTTTCAGGCATGGGTGTGCGCTTTGCCATGGAGCGAAGAAACTGGAAACAGCTCCTGAAAGACCGCACCGTCCGGATTTTAATCCCCTATGTTTTTGGTCTCTTTTTCATTTGTCCCATCAGTGTATACGTTGCCATGAATTATTTCGGTAAAGAGGCTCAATATATACCTAACCCAGGCCACTTATGGTTTCTGGCCAATATTTTCTTTTATGTTTTGCTACTCCTTCCATTTCTTACTTACCTGAAAAACAGGCCGGGGAATTTCATCTTTAGATTCCTACCAAAGATTTTTCGGCTGCCCTTTGGAATTTATTTCATGGCTTTGCCTCTTGTGCTGGAAGCGTGGCTAGTGAACCCGGAGAACTATCCAGGGTATGCTCATACGGATCACGGCGGCTGGCTAGGAATGGTATGTTTTTTGACGGGATTTATATTTATTTCATTAAAAGATGATTTCTGGCTGGCGGTGGAACGTATTAAGCAAGGTGCTCTGTTCGTAGCCTTTTTACTGTATCTAGTACGACTGTTTATTTTTTCGTTAGAAGGTCCAAACGTCCTTACCGCTATTGAATCCATAAGCTGGGTGCTGGCCATTTTTGGGTATGCGTCACTGTCCCTCAATAAACCCTCTCGGAAGCTGGCCTATTTCAGCAAGGCCGTCTACCCGGTCTATATTGTTCACATGCCATTACAGTATTTCTTTTCTTACTATATCATTCCCCTATCGCTACCAGCGGCTATGAAGCTTGTTCTTCTTCTGGTGTTGACGTTTGGGGGTAGCCTAACTCTCTATGAGTTTGCTCTAAAGCGGATAAAATGGGTGCGACCCCTCTTTGGGTTAAAGCTTTAGCTCTTCCTCAGCTATTCGCGTGAACCCGGAACAATTTCCAGTTCAATTTTATTATTATCGCGAATAATAATAATTGACGTTGCTTGACCAATTTTTACAGCGTCTATAGCATAGGTATAATCATAAATGTTTTCAATCTTCCGGCCGGCTAATTCTACAATAATATCTCCTGCTGTTAAGCCCGCCTTGTCAGCTGGGCTTCCCTTGGAAACGCCTGAAATTTTGAGCCCAGGAATGCTTCCTTCCCCATAATCAGGAATAGTGCCTAGATAGGCCCGTAGTCCTGCCCGTGCGGATTGCTCTTGTGGCTTTTGCGGTTCCAGATAGTCTGGTTCTTCGTTTGTTACAGCTAGTCCGCGGGCAACAAAACCAAGAAATTTCGTAATGTCTTCCATCCCCTCATAGTTCAGCAGGTCTGGGGTATCTCTTGGTGAATGATATTCGCTATGTGAGCCTGTAAATACACTAAGAATAGGTACTTTTTTCAGGTAAAATGAGGTTGCGTCTGTTGGTAGGTAACTGTCTTCCTTTAATGCCAATCTCAAGCCAATGGGGGCGTTCCGCTGCTCAATCTCCCGCCTCCACATGGAGCTTGATCCCACTCCATTTACAACCAAGGCGTCTTCATAACGACCCACCATGTCCATGTTCAGATAGGCGGCGAACCGGTTTGAGAGGTCGTTACTGTGGTTGGCTGATGCCAGCTGGTCTACGTAATGGGCAGAGCCTAACAATCCCAGCTCTTCTCCCGACCAGGCTGCAAAAATGATGTCCCGCTTCATCTCAAATTTTCCCTGCTGTTTCTGATCCACAAGCCATTCGGCCATCTCTAAAGTGCTGGCTACGCCAGAGGCGTTATCGTCTGCCCCAAAATGAATCTTTCCTTTCTCGTCTTCCCGTGCAAGCGAGCTGGACCCGCCTTCTTTTCCAAGGTGATCAACGTGTCCACCAACAATCAGAGGGGGTTCATTGTTTCGGAGGTCTGACTTCAAGACAGCAAGCACGTTTCTTCCTGTCCGTTTTTCTTTCTTAAGGTCAATTCGCGCCGAAAGTTGAAAGCTTGTTGGGAACCCCATCTGTATACTTCCATCATCAAGTGTCTCTTGTAGTTTCTTTAGTGATTTACAATCTTTCCCACCCTTAGGACATAGTAGAAGTTCTGCTGTCTTATCGGAGGCTGAGATGACCGGTAGGCTAGCTGCCGATGTTGAAGCGTCAAGTCGTATGGGGATCAGCTGCTCCTTAACACCGGACTGTGGGCCACTTATAACAATCATACCCGCGGCCCCTTTGTCCCGTAACGTCATTGCTTTATATCTTAAGCTGCTGTATCTAGACAGGTGCTGTCTGTGCTCTGGGGAAATTTCCTCCGGCATGTATCGTAAGACCATAACCCACTTGTCTGTAACGTCTAGGTGAACAAAAGAGTCATACTCGCTAAATCCATTACCCTCTGGTGCAACAATTCCGTAGTTCCCCCAAACCACCTGTTTTAAAGGTGTCTCACCCGTTGCAGACCAAGTAACAGGCCGCCAGTCTAAATTTATTTTAGGGCTAAATCTTCTTGTAACTTTCCGCGGGCCATCCAGTTTTAGTGTGCTGCTTTTTTCAATCTCCATTCCAGCTGTAAAGTTAAACTGCTGAAAATATGTGCCATTTTCTCCAGCCGGTTCAAGTCCTAAGCGTCGGAATTCTTCCGCCACATACTGTGTTGCTTTCTGCTCCCCTATTGTGCCCGTCATTCGACCTTCAAGCTGGGGTGAGGCCAAGGTTTCAACGTGGCGACGCAGGTCCGCTGCGGTTATTGCGGGGCTTCCCATTGGTTTCAACTGTTCTGTGGTGGTTTTGATTTTTTCTTTTTCGTCCACACCATCCTCATTCAAAATCTCAAGTGCTGCACGATGGTTCCATTCTCCCAAAAATATTTGAGACTGTTTATTGCCAGTTCTTTGACTGGTCCATGCTAGGGTTTCCCCATCTGGAGAGAAGGCTGGAAGTCCATCAAAACGATCTGTCTGGGTCACACGTACAGGTGGGCCACCATTGGCACTCACCAGATATAGTTCAAAGTTTCCAAAACCGTGAATGTTTGTGGCATAGATAAGATACTCTCCCGAAGGGTGGAAAAATGGTGCCCAAGACATAGCGCCCATCTCCGTTATTTGCGTCTGGTTACTGCCGTCGGCGTTCATCGTAAAAATTTCAGCTGTAACGCCGTCTTCAGAAAACCGACGCCAACAGATTTTTTCGCCGTTGTGACTGAAAAACGGGCCGCCATCATAGCCGCGGCTATCTGTCAATTGCTGAAGGTTGCTGCCGTCCATTTTCATTCTATAGATGTCTATCATAAAGGCTTTATCAACCTTGAAAATTTTCTTGTCAGCCACTGACAGGGGTTTTGAATAGGCTAGGCGGTTAGAACTGAAAACAATCCAATTTCCATCTGGAGATATGGCACCCTCGGCATCATAGCCTATGGCATTTGTTAGTTGATTGTAGTTTTTGCTCTTGCGATCATAAAGGTAGAGTTCGAAAGCTTCATCATAGTCCCAAGAGTAGCGTCGTTCTTTTCCGGAGGCCCGAAGCTCAAGCTCTTTCTTTTGTTTGCTTCGTGCTTCAGGGTCGCCATGGGTGGATGCAAACAGTACCTCCTGTTGGTTTGGATGTATCCATGAGCAGGTTGTTTTCCCGTAACCAGGCGAAATTCTCTCAACATCCCCCGTCTCAAAATCCATAAGGTAAATCTGATAAAATG from the Candidatus Neomarinimicrobiota bacterium genome contains:
- a CDS encoding acyltransferase; amino-acid sequence: MRRHDVDWLRVLALGLLIVYHVVLSFQPWAQYIFFIQNKQSLEGLWILMGLINIWRIPLLFMVSGMGVRFAMERRNWKQLLKDRTVRILIPYVFGLFFICPISVYVAMNYFGKEAQYIPNPGHLWFLANIFFYVLLLLPFLTYLKNRPGNFIFRFLPKIFRLPFGIYFMALPLVLEAWLVNPENYPGYAHTDHGGWLGMVCFLTGFIFISLKDDFWLAVERIKQGALFVAFLLYLVRLFIFSLEGPNVLTAIESISWVLAIFGYASLSLNKPSRKLAYFSKAVYPVYIVHMPLQYFFSYYIIPLSLPAAMKLVLLLVLTFGGSLTLYEFALKRIKWVRPLFGLKL
- a CDS encoding M28 family peptidase, whose amino-acid sequence is MLKKFLTTQSLIFVFFSIVFGEEAQFLSNVRQLTFEGRRAGEGYFGSSGNLMVLQSEREADNPFYQIYLMDFETGDVERISPGYGKTTCSWIHPNQQEVLFASTHGDPEARSKQKKELELRASGKERRYSWDYDEAFELYLYDRKSKNYNQLTNAIGYDAEGAISPDGNWIVFSSNRLAYSKPLSVADKKIFKVDKAFMIDIYRMKMDGSNLQQLTDSRGYDGGPFFSHNGEKICWRRFSEDGVTAEIFTMNADGSNQTQITEMGAMSWAPFFHPSGEYLIYATNIHGFGNFELYLVSANGGPPVRVTQTDRFDGLPAFSPDGETLAWTSQRTGNKQSQIFLGEWNHRAALEILNEDGVDEKEKIKTTTEQLKPMGSPAITAADLRRHVETLASPQLEGRMTGTIGEQKATQYVAEEFRRLGLEPAGENGTYFQQFNFTAGMEIEKSSTLKLDGPRKVTRRFSPKINLDWRPVTWSATGETPLKQVVWGNYGIVAPEGNGFSEYDSFVHLDVTDKWVMVLRYMPEEISPEHRQHLSRYSSLRYKAMTLRDKGAAGMIVISGPQSGVKEQLIPIRLDASTSAASLPVISASDKTAELLLCPKGGKDCKSLKKLQETLDDGSIQMGFPTSFQLSARIDLKKEKRTGRNVLAVLKSDLRNNEPPLIVGGHVDHLGKEGGSSSLAREDEKGKIHFGADDNASGVASTLEMAEWLVDQKQQGKFEMKRDIIFAAWSGEELGLLGSAHYVDQLASANHSNDLSNRFAAYLNMDMVGRYEDALVVNGVGSSSMWRREIEQRNAPIGLRLALKEDSYLPTDATSFYLKKVPILSVFTGSHSEYHSPRDTPDLLNYEGMEDITKFLGFVARGLAVTNEEPDYLEPQKPQEQSARAGLRAYLGTIPDYGEGSIPGLKISGVSKGSPADKAGLTAGDIIVELAGRKIENIYDYTYAIDAVKIGQATSIIIIRDNNKIELEIVPGSRE